One genomic window of Polyangium aurulentum includes the following:
- a CDS encoding RtcB family protein encodes MRDTSHITFETDGVPIKAWTRGVPFESEAEAQLRRVATLPFVHKWVAVMPDVHAGKGATVGSVIATSGAIVPAAVGVDIGCGMIAVETDLDAKRLPDDLKLLRLGIEAAVPHGRTDGGGPNDRGAWRDPPERVQKAWAALDPGYQEIVKEHGRIGRGTSIGHLGTLGTGNHFIEVCLDERERVWFMLHSGSRGVGNRIGSHFIELAKQDMRRWFINLPDQDLAYIPEGSERFGSYWRALKWAQDFARTSRALMMEATLEAARKVLPPFEVVGSAVNCHHNYVAREEHFGSEVWVTRKGAVRAGEGELGIIPGSMGAKSFIVRGRGNKESFCSCSHGAGRKMSRTQARREFSVEDHARATAGIECRKDADVIDETPGAYKAIEDVMTAQEALVEIVHTLRQVVCVKG; translated from the coding sequence ATGCGCGACACGAGCCACATCACGTTCGAGACCGACGGCGTTCCCATCAAGGCGTGGACGCGCGGCGTCCCCTTCGAGAGTGAGGCCGAGGCGCAGCTCCGGCGCGTGGCGACGCTCCCGTTCGTGCACAAGTGGGTGGCGGTGATGCCCGACGTGCACGCGGGGAAGGGCGCGACGGTGGGGAGCGTGATCGCGACGAGCGGCGCGATCGTGCCGGCCGCGGTGGGCGTCGACATCGGCTGCGGGATGATCGCGGTCGAGACCGACCTCGACGCGAAGCGACTGCCCGACGATCTGAAGTTGCTGCGCCTCGGGATCGAGGCTGCGGTGCCGCACGGGCGCACCGACGGCGGGGGGCCGAACGACCGCGGCGCGTGGCGCGACCCGCCCGAGCGCGTGCAGAAGGCGTGGGCGGCGCTCGATCCGGGCTACCAGGAGATCGTGAAGGAGCACGGCCGCATCGGTCGCGGGACGTCGATCGGGCACCTCGGCACGCTCGGGACCGGGAACCACTTCATCGAGGTTTGTCTCGACGAGCGCGAGCGTGTCTGGTTCATGTTGCACTCGGGCTCGCGCGGGGTGGGGAACCGCATCGGGAGCCACTTCATCGAGCTGGCGAAGCAGGACATGCGGCGCTGGTTCATCAACCTGCCGGACCAGGATCTCGCGTACATCCCGGAGGGGAGCGAGCGGTTCGGGTCGTACTGGCGGGCGCTCAAGTGGGCGCAGGACTTCGCGCGGACGAGCCGCGCGCTGATGATGGAGGCGACGCTCGAGGCGGCGCGGAAGGTCCTGCCGCCGTTCGAGGTGGTGGGGTCGGCGGTGAACTGCCACCATAACTACGTGGCGCGCGAAGAGCATTTCGGCTCGGAGGTGTGGGTGACGCGCAAGGGCGCGGTGCGCGCGGGCGAGGGCGAACTCGGCATCATCCCCGGCAGCATGGGGGCGAAGAGCTTCATCGTGCGCGGTCGCGGCAACAAGGAGTCGTTCTGCTCGTGCAGCCACGGCGCGGGCCGCAAGATGAGCCGCACCCAGGCTCGGCGCGAGTTCTCGGTCGAGGACCACGCGCGCGCGACGGCCGGGATCGAGTGCCGCAAGGACGCGGACGTGATCGACGAGACGCCGGGCGCGTACAAGGCGATCGAGGACGTGATGACGGCGCAAGAGGCGCTCGTGGAGATCGTGCACACGCTGCGGCAGGTGGTTTGCGTGAAGGGGTGA